DNA from Phocoena phocoena chromosome 1, mPhoPho1.1, whole genome shotgun sequence:
CTTGACACTTGCTGTTGGTACCCTCTCTCACCTTGCCCCCAGCTTTCCCTTCTCCAATATCACCATCCTCTTCCTCCCCATTGCATCATTCCTACCAGCTTACAGATACGCTCTGCTGTCCCTCTGACTCCATACCCTTCTCTAGGTCCTGCCTGGGTCTCTGCTCTCCTTCTCGGCAAACCAGTGGAAAGCGCCATCTACACACACAGCTTCCACTTCCTCCCTTCTTATTCCCTCTTCCTCAACCCTGACCATCCAGGACTGCTTGGTCATGGCCGTCTGCCACCGCCATGCTGCCTGAGCCAATGAgcatttttctgtcttcccccTGACTCTCAACAGCTTTGGACAAACTTCATGAAACACTCATTTGGCCTCTGACTCCATATTCTCTTGGTTTTCCCTTACCTCACATAAAGCCCCTCCtcagctttcatttttttaaataatttttaattgaaatatagttgatttaaaatagctcaggtgtacagtaaaacgattcagttattcatatatatatacatacatgtatctatcctttttcagatgcttttccattataggttattacaagatattgaatatagttccctgtgctatacggtaggtccttgttgtttatttatttattattattattttttaaagaagatgttgggggtaggagtttatttttttatttattttggctgtgttgggtcttcgtttctgtgtgagggctttctctagttgtggcgagcgggggccactcttcatcacggtacgtgggcgtctcactgtcacggcctctcttgttgcggagcacaggctccagacgcgcaggctcagtagttgtggctctcgggcctagttgctccacggcatgtgggatcttcccagaccagggctcgaacccgtgtcccctgcattagcaggcagattctcaaccactgcgccaccagggaagccccttgttgcttattttataAACAGTGGTGTATATCTAttaatctcaaattcctaatttatccctcccccctccctttcccctttggtaagtttgttttctatgcctgtgagtttatttctgttttgtaaataagttcatttgtatcacttttttttagattccacatataagtgatgtgatatttgtctttgtctgacttacttcacttagtatgataatctctaggtccattcatgttgctgcgaatggcattatttcactcttttttatgacCCTCCTCagctttctttcccttctaccAAACTATAAAATGTTGGAGTTGTTCAGTActgttctttactttttatttaaaaaaatattttgggctGGAATCTCTCTACAGGTGGTCTCATCCATTTCTAATGACTTTAAGAATTCCCTGTATGCTGATAAATCCCATATTTATATCTTCAGCTCAGACTCAAATATTCAGTTCTCTACTTGAGGGCTCTACTTTTTGAGGCCTCAAGATCCCTCTGGCATACACTCTTCCTTGCTGCAACAAACAGACAGATCTAACTTGGACTGGCTACTAGTGCATTCCTAGAGGCCTCTGGCTACCAGGCTTCAACAAGAAGGATGCACCAAGGAGTTAATTTATCCATGATTATACAGCTGGTACGAGGCAGGGCTGAAGTTCAATCCCAAAGAAATCTCACCTCAGGGCCTGTGTCCTTACTCCCCACACACACTTCCCTTCTTTAAGGAAGGCAGTATGTAACCTTGCAATTGATTGCTTGCAGCCTGGGCTTAAATCCCAGCCCAATcgcttatttaattttcactggcctcagtttcctcacctataaaatgggcatatttAGTAACCACCTCATTGGGTGAAGAGGCTTAAAAAGGTTTACGCAAGGAaagcccttagaacagtgcctggcaccaaaTGCAGGCAGTAGGACTGGCCCCCCAAGGTCAGCTATCTTTATCGGAAAATAACCTTTGCCTCTTTTTATTCTACAGTAATTTACGTTTGTGGTGGTAATTTTGAAATCTAAGATATTTTGTTATCTGTTCAGGAAAGTTTCTTAAGACGGCACTTTCCTATGATTTCTGGCTTATGTCAGCTTTCAGAGACCTCAGAATAACAGAAGGAGGTCGTGCTCAGTACTGTATGCCCAGCATCCAGAAAGAGCCTGGTGTTTCCTTTGGTTGTTCTCAGGCCAAAGGAGAAGTTCTGGGAGAGGAAGGTCACTCTGATGGCCTCTTTAGACACTGATTCCCAGGACACTGCCTCGTCAACTTCCCAAGGAGACACTAGGGTGTGTGTTGGGAGCAGGGAGGCAGTGATGCTGCTAAGAGAAACATCTCTATAAATGTGTAATAAGATTCCGTGGGAGAATTTTACGTACCTGTTAGAAATAACAGCAACGACAAAAACTGTCGTCCTGGAGTAAGTATTAACAGTCCAGAGCATCCTTTATAAGCCAAGCCCCTAGAATCATGGATGGCCTGCATTAAACTTGACATTTTGGGTATTTGTACACCCATTTCCCTCAGcctcctattttaaaaaactgcttgTCACTTCatctttgcaaatgagaaaaaaaacgtTACTAAAATAGCTCATTAGCTAGAACACAGTCAAAACACAGATTTGAGAGATGTGATGCAAAGAAATGTAACATAGCATCGACCATTTCAGTGTCACTGGAGGGAGCAGATCCTGAAATCTTTTGATCTGAGTAGAGTTTCAACCCATATAATCTCTCAGAGGGGCGGAGGGGCCTGGGGGATCATGGGACAGTGTGGTAGGTTGAATAATGCCCTCCCCTCAAgatgcccatgtcctaatccccagaatctgtgaatatgttacctcatatggcaaaagggactttgtggATGTGATTTAATGAAGGATCTGGAATTGGGGAGACTACCATGGATTATCCAGGGGGTCCCAATCAttaaaaggattcttttttttttgcggtacgcgggcctctcactgttgtggcctctccggttgcggagcacaggctccggacgcgcaggctcagcggccgtggctcacgggaccagccgctccgtggcctgtgggatcttcccggaccggggcacaaacctgtgtcccctgcatcggcaggcggactctcaaccactgtgccaccagagaagcccatatAAGGATTCTTGTATCTTTATAAAGATCCAAATAAAGACGACCACCCTTACAGAAGGGAAGCAGGAAGAGTTGGCGAGAAGGCAATGCGGTGccagaagcagagagacagagagaaagagacttgCAGATGCTGTGCCACTGGCCCTGAACATGGAGGAGGGGACCTCTGGAAGctgaaaagagcaaagaaagggTTTtcctctggagcctccagaaggaaccagcctgtTGACTGTAGCTCAGGGAAGacgacttttagcctccagaactgtagaataaatttgtgttgcctTAAATCACTAtatttgtggtaatctgttacaggCAAACTAATACAGGGAGTGAGGCTTTTCTGGGGGTTCCCGGGTAACCACAAAGATGTCGGGGattccctgtccccacccccggTTTCCAAAAGGGAACCAGCTCTCAACAAAGATCTCTTTCCCCCAAGTATAAAAATCAAGCCTTTCCTTGTGAAATTTGGTCAGGACCCAGGCACAAAGCTGAGGTGGGATGTCAGCTACAGAAgctgatttttttctgagttagAGCTCATTAAAAActgatcagagaagaaacagtCATATGCGACCTCTCCTCCATCCCCTTAGATAACAGCCAACAACAATGACAGGACCCTCGCCATATGCCAGGTACGTTCCAAGACCTGTACATGGACTACACTCATTTACTCCTTACCACAGCCCTAGTATTAACCCatgtgacagatgaggaaaccgaggcagagaggagagcagagctcaaggtcacacagccagtaggaGGCTGAGCACAGCTGGCGcctggcagtctggctccagggccccTGTCCTAACCCCTTACTTAGACGTGggacatttttcttcctcttgagcTCAAGGTTATTCCACACCCTGTGTCTCCCTTCTCCAACCCCCTCCTAGCTGcccaattaataaaatttaataactttCCTTATCTGCGCTTCTCCTTGTGGCTCTCAGAGGTGCCTGGGAAAGGCGACTTCCTATTTGAAGCTAAGTTTGGGGTTTGGTTCCCtcaccctccttctccctccacccTAACTGCTTTTGAGCTGGCAGGGGCCAGGGGAGACTCCTGACTCCCAGCTCTGCtctccagctgtgtggccttcaaCAAAGAGCTTAACTTCCTGAAACTCCAGTTTCCTTCACTGCATAATGGGAGTCCATGGCTTTCTAAGGTCGTTGAGAAGATTCAGGGTAACTGTGCCTCGTATGTGCACCAGAGCACCCGGCAGCCTGTAAGAGCACAGCAAACCCACACACTTTCCCCTTCCCTGCACCCAGAAAACAGCACTTTCCCAGCAACTCCTGCCCATCTGAACACTCACATCATTACTTAAAAATCAactggggaggggcttccctggtggcgcagtggttgagagtccgcctgccgaagcaggggacacgggttcgtgccccggtccgggaagatcccacatgccgcagagcggctgggcccgtgagccgtggcggctgaacctgcacgtccggagcctgtgctccgcaacgggagaagccacaacagtgagaggcccgcgtaccgcaaaaaaaaaaaaaaaaaaaaatcaactggggaaaaaaaaaaaaagctagggcTTTCCTggggcacagtgtttgagagtccgcctgccgaggcaggggacacgggttcgtgccccggtccgggaagatcccacatgccacggagcggctgggcatgtgagccatggccgctgagcctgcgcgtccgccacgggagaggccacaacagtgagaggcccgcgtaccacaaaaaaaaaaaaaaatcaactggggCCACTGACTGCCAAGAGTCCCAGGCACCCAGCCTTTCGAGCCCAGAGGTTCCTGCCAGAGACTGGACCCAGCACAGCATTGGGTCGACCCTGCTTGGGGCCAAGGggcagcaggggaaggggaaCCTATCCTAGGACAGTTCACAAAAGCCGAACACCTTTCTTTAAATAGAAGCAGGAAGGGACTTGGGTGAAGGATTTGAGCGGTTAACAGATAAAAAGGAACTTTATTCACCCTTCCTTGAAGGGTTGAGCTATTTGCAAGTCATTCCTTATTCCAATGGCCCAAGTGCAATAAAATTTCACCTGGTGACCAAAGCAGGGAAAGTCACCTCCCCACATTTCTAGCGGAGACATGGCTATTCTCATGGATTTTCAACACAGAAGGGTGGACCATCTGCCTCCTCCATGTTGGAGCTTAGATGTCGACCTTCTTGGTCACCGTCAAGAAAATGGAAGTTGAAGGGCAGAAAGGGCACATCCAACTCCGACGTGACAGCGTCCTCGCCTGGCCTCCTGGTCTATTGAACTAGCATGTAACACTCACTCCAGAGCTCTCACCTGCCTCATCTCTGCTAGCACTCTGCCCTCCGCCTTGGATGCCACCCCTTCTTTACCtggtgaaattctttttttttttaggtgaggtgaaattcacataatgtAAAAATTAACCATTGTCAAGTGAGTAACTCAACGGCATTGAGCACATTCAGTGTTATGCAAGCACCACTTCTACctacttccaaaatattttcaccatCCCCAAAGGCAAACCCACACGCATTAAGCAGTCGCCCTgcatttctccttcctttcagtccctggcaaccacccatctgcCTTCCGTCTctctggatttacctattctggatattttatataaatggaatcatagattCGATATGTGACCTTGTGTGTCTGCCGTGTACTTCCTTCCTTTTAacggctgaatagtattccattgtgtgtatgaaccacatgttgtttatccatttatcaattgatggacatttgggtggttgccactctttggctattgtgaataacgctgctgcgaacatgtacatatatatttgtttgagtatctattttcaattcttttgggtatgtacctaggagtggaattgctggatcatatggtcgttctgtgtttaattttttgaggaacggccaaattgttttccacggcagctgccccattttacacttccaccagcaatgcacaagaaTTCCgattttccacatcctcaccaacacttgctgttttctgttttctttctccctaaTAATAGCTATGCTAGTGGATGTGAACTAGTACCTCATCATTAACCTGTGAAACCTTGACTCATCCTTCTGTGCCCAGTTTCCATGTCATCATTGATCTGAAAGCTTCTCTGACTTTACAACCTCATCCCTGAAGATTAACTGCTGAGGCTCTTCCCATGCGGCTCCATGGTGGTGCCCCATACGGCAGCGTCTCCCTGGGAGGCTGTGGCCTCCTCTGGGGCAGGACTGCATCCTATCCATTTCTGTGTCTCTAGTGCTCAGCACATAGTGAGAACCTTCAAAGCATCTTCAGCTCAGCCAGCCTCTGAGCTGAGATTTCCACATTATCAGTTCACCAACTGAGAGGCaaaggatggattttttttttttgcggtacgcgggcctctcactgctgcggcctctcctgctgcggagcacaggctccggatgcgcaggctcagcggccatggctcacgggcccagccactccacggcatgtgggatcttcccggaccggggcacgaacccgcgtcccctgcatcggcaggcggactctcaactactgcaccaccagggaagcccgatggctTTTTTTTTGTGTGATCAGCTGggaccaagaagaagaagaattcgTCCTAGCATGACTCTAAGCCTGAAAGGCCCAactttatagtttttattattatactatACCACTGCCTGCTTGTTTACTGCTCCCAAAGCTGCTGACATACCTTTAAAGAAGATGATAAAGCTAAGTTTCTAGGTGTGGCGACGTCGGTTTCAGGTATGATAAGAGGTCACCGGAGGACTGGATAATATATCAGATGGGGCCCCTGCCCTTTGGCCAGGATAGAATGAGTTTTGTGATTATCTTCTGGGTGGCCTTGTCCAGTCCCAGGGACCAGAGGCAGCAGTAGCTTCAAGCGTTTCCAGGCCAAAGCACCTGGGAACTGCTTTGGGGCTTTGATCTCTAGGGAGGAAACTACCATTTTGTCCCATATTCATattacctctctctctccctctgtctctctctcccacccaccccacaagTGAATACTTACGGAGTGTTGAGCTCCCAGGCCCTGGAAATCACCTTGAGAATATTGGGAGACATAACCCAAACAATTCTCAGCTAGTAGGATATCCTCGAGAAGGCGTTGCGGGAAAACAGACAAACTGGGCTGTACCTCCCTGCTTTCCAACTGGGTCACCTTCTACAAGTCACCTAACCACGCTAATCCCTCAGTATTCCCGCTTTTAAAATAGGGACACTGATTCCCGTCCTACCAACTACACAAGGGAGTGGGAAGACACACCTAGGACAAGAACCACCTGGGTAAGCGACCCCTTGGGAAAGTTACCCACCCGCCAGCATCGGGATAGCCGTGGAGCGGTGCGCAGGGAAACCTCTGATTTAATGTCTATCACTCCCCGCAGCTCACTTTCCCCTTACTGCCCAGTTCACAGAGTGAGCAGTCTCGGGGCTCCAGGAGCGAATGCCGGGAAGGGGGTGCTCGTGGGAGGCCGAGGGGGTGCAGGGCAGCGCAGAGAGGCTGAGACCGTCAGACGGTGGGGAGCCGACTCCAGCTCTAGGGCGGGCGCCCCGCGCTCCCCGACCTCCAAGGGACAGTGGCGGCGGTGGGATGCCTACCTTGCCGTACTTCTTCAGTTTCTGCCGGTACCTCTTCTTGGGCTTCTCGTCCGGCGCCGTCTCCTCCAGCGGCTCGTACCGCTCGGGGAGGACCGCGAGGTGCACCCTCCGCGCGCCCCGGGTCCCCGGGCGCTGCTCGCTCGCCCCGCTCTCCGCCGCCTCGGCCCCGCTCTCCAGATGCTCCAGGATAGCAGCCGCCTCCTCGTCCCCCTCCGTCCGCCCTCGCCCCCGGGCGAGGGGCCTGCAGCGCGGGAGACTGCTCGCCGCCTTGCTTCGGAGCCTGGCCCCCACCGTCATGGTGCCGCGGGCCCTGCGGCTGAGGTCGGTGCACGAAGACACCAACCTTTGCGCCTAGCCTGCGCCTCCACCCCCGCCGCCCGCCCTTGCCCAGCCCGGCCCAGCCCGGCCCAGTCCGGACGGGgcgggggggctgggggagaggtggATGGGAAACTTGGGATCGCAGCGCCCCCTGGCTCTAGGATGGCGGCGGCTCCACCCAGGCCTGGCTTTCTGGTGGTCGGGCCCAGCCGCCAGCATCCCATCCTCTGGCCAAAGGAGTGAGGGATGCTCCAAAGCTCAATGCACAATGAACACGCAAAGCACGTTCAACCACACTTGCAACGAAATAAGTGAACCCCAAATAGTGAGACTTCCTTTGCACACGTGCAAGCTGGCAGAGATGAtgagagatgatgatgatggtgatgatggtgatgaaaaaGACGACAGTAATAAAGATTAtactcagacttccctggtggcgcagtggttaagaatccgcctgccagtgcaagggacacgggtttgagccctggtccaggaagatcccacatgctgcagagcaactaagtccctgGGCCACAGCTTCTGaccctgccctctagagcccacgagccacaactactgatcccgggagccacaactacaaagcccgcgtgcctagagcccgtgctccacagcaagcgaagccactgcaatgagaagcccgcgcacagcaagaaAGAGCAGCCCTGACTcctctcaactagagaaagcccacgcccagcaacaaagacccaacgcagccaaaaataaatacataaagaaactaatcttttaaaaaagattatactCAATGCTGGTGAGGGTATGGTGAGAGGATGGTTATAATACAATATTCATGGGTCGCAAACTGGAGACAGGCTTTTGCAAAGgcaatcagcaaatatttatcaagagtTCTGAAAAACGGCCATACCTTTCTAGGTGCCTATGTTAAGGAAACATTCAGAAACACAGAACAGTGTGTCCACGGTGTTAATCACAGTCTGACTTCAGCGAAAAGTTGAGGGAAACCAATGGGGATGGGCAGGTGAAATTCTGGTGCAAGCATATGATATCATACGAAGTAATCATTAAAATCACGATTTTCAAGAATAtcactctgggggaaaaaaagagaatatcacTCTGGTAGATATGCATTCTCAGGTCACTGTGAATCTCAATCTGTTTGGGATGCCTTACTTTCTTATGTGGGTAAGTATCTTTTAATTCTTGGAAACTTAGAGTTAAGTATAAAATGATGtgttattatttcattaatattttaatactattAAAATGTGTGATATGTTTAAGAATGATTTGGTTATACTGCTCTAAGTACATAAAATAGTCATAATTTAACATATTAGAATATCAAAAATTATTGGTGATTtcaacataaaatgtaaaatcaaGTAGTTTACTTAGACTTATAAGTTTAACTtgaaaggaatacaaaaataagttaatttactGTATTTATAAGAATTACATAGTCCTGTACATAGTTGAAGtacttgaaaagaaaatcacgtatattaaatttataaaagtcacttaaaatgtttaagataATTAAATTAAGTGAATGATAAAACCCCTTACAGTGACGGTTAAATTCTATTAGgtttgtaaatgaaataaaacaatactgAATTTAAAAGCTATGGGAAGCTTGACTTGTGGATTTGCAACTTTACTAAAATAACTATTAACTTATAAACAAAAACAGACCCTAACCGTCCTTTTTCTATGTGCAAAACTGACTTCTGAGAACCCCCCAGATGACATAATAAATGGAGACATAGGTGGATTGTCCATGGAATGGAAAGTGTGTTTTGTCCatacaaaatacatttcaaatatcACAACATTTATCTTGCCtgataaaaagcaaaacactAGAGCACCTGAAAACTGATCCGTAGACTATCTCCATAATCAGTGAGCAAGCAGGACTCAAGGAGATGTAATCAGAACCCACCTTTATGTTGCTCTCACCGTTGTCTCTTTAGAAGTTATTCAGTGTGGAGAGCGCTTCCCTTGCTCCTGCGTGACTACTTAAGCAGTCCTATAACTCTTCTGACCTCACTGTGGTAATCAAAAATCCCCAAgttgcaaatatgttctcagtttatataattttaaatcttacaaTGTCCAATTCCATGTAATACTCAGAGGCTTGAACTTGATTTTAAGTTaagcctctctcctccctcagaaAAATTCATCACCTGCAGGGCTGTGATTACTTGCAGGAGGACGGAAAACAGCAGAAGCATGGCTTTCACCCCGGTCTGCTTTTCAAAGCAGGGAGCGCACCTGATTATAAGCAGGCTTGTTACATTCCCTCCAGGACCAAAAGGACTCTGCGACATGCTCATCTCCTAGCCTCTGCTCACAGGAAAGAGAATGGAAAGGGCTGAGTGCCAATCCATAGGAATCTTTCCTTCCTGGTAAGAATTAGGAACCTGACCTTCAAAGGAGCAAAAACATTGGAGGGCTAAGATTCATGAAAATAGATCATCAGTtagtgagtaaaaaaaaaaaatacttagacaCCTCAGAGTCTTAAAAATAATTGCTTGCATAAGACAGTTACAGATATTTAATTGAAAACAAAGTTTCCATCTGTAGACATATAAAGGTtttatgttttcatcttttgttttgtaataaatgtgtgaatttggaaagaaagaaaaaaaaggaaagggagggatcTTTATGGACCTGAAGTTTTAtgaattaaaattgtttaaagcTGTTAGTTTATTTGTGTAGGCTTAGACTCCAGAAGAAACATATCTCTGGAGGTGAAAAGAGCTGGTTATAAACAATGGAACAGATATAACAGGTTTAATTTTCCAAAGACTGCAATGTAAAGTGAGAGGGAGAGCAGTTTTGAATCCTAGCTAAGTCTCAGTCTTGGGGCAGCCCCCAAAAGGGAGGATGGTCTACTCCTGCCTTTtctcatgttaaaaaaatttcttttaaagattaaGTTTGGAGCCTTCTACATTAACTATCATTTAGTTCAAAAGGTGGTAAAACCAGATGGCATAATAGGAAGAGGAAATTTAACATTtgcatttaagtttttaagtattttctttttttgcgtgtgtggctgcattgggtcttcgttgctgcacgcgggctttctctagtcgcggcgggcaggggctactcttcgttgcactgcacaggcttctcgttgtggtggcttctgttgtggaacacggctctagacgtgcgggtttcagtagttgtggtgcatgggctcagtggtagcggcgcacgggcttacttgctccatggcacgtgggatattcctggaccagggatcaaacccatgtcccctgcattggcaggtggattcttaaccactgcgccaccagggaagtccagtattttcttaaaaaatatatctgtagTTGATCTGTGGTAAACCCATTCATGCAGATCCCAGTGAATGCAAAGTTGGGAATGTCAGGCACagcacatttttatttcacttaaggGGTTGGATTTCTGCACCAAAGATAAAGATCAGAGATTTGAGGTAAAGACAATGTAAGCCTGGGACTGCAGTTAAAGGATCTTACAACTAAAATTTACTACAATTGTAAAAACTAGGGTCTTCCATAAATTGCTTCTCTTTGAaatctgaagaatttttttaaaattttgttttctctttcccagAGAGAGCAAGCTTTTTCCTGTCTTGTGATTACTGTGAGGGGCTGACCATCTGGAGCTCATCCAGAGTCATCTgagcccaggctgggctgggccacaGCTCAAATTAGACCCAGCTCACCTCTGATAAGCCCAAGCCTCAAACTTCTGGGCCACCACCATCAAGAGGCCAAAGCGGTTGATCTTATCAGCACTGGGGCTGGAAGGGGATTGGAGCATAGTGTCAATATTTGTTCACCCTGGCTTCAACTCCAGCAGGGCCCTGGCATCAACCACGGTGGGAAAGTTCGAGAAAGCCCACGTGCTTCCCAGAGCCGCCCCTCTGCGGCTTTCTCAGCACAATTCCAGGGGTAAGAGGACCATCGTGTGGCCAAgtgatttgtttactttttatctgGGGCTCGTCCAGTTTCCAGTCTAGCTTGCCAGCCCACATGTAACAAAAAGCTTGGCTCTTCCCCCCTCACCTGTAGGTGTCACCTCTCAGTACCAGGCAAGCCCCCTTCCTCGGGTCCCCGCACCCAGCTCAGCGACTTGCCCGGGAGTGAAGGCTGCATGCCTGCTGCCCATCCGTGAGAGGCTTGTCCCTCTCTGGAATTCCATTCACCAAGGCATCCCTGCATCCCCCACTGGTGCATCATTCTCCATCAGAAGCAGAATCAGAAGTCTTCTGTGGATGAAGCTTTAAAGTGTAATATATAACATTCAAAATCATCCTTCAACACTATAATGGAATTGTATCTTATTTGGTTGGATTTATTCAAAAACCACTGAAGATTTAGAAAACCACTGAGCTATTTGCGCTGAATATTGATAATAGAAAAATGTATGTGTAGAGAAAAAAGGTCAGAATTATGACCTTAtgagttaaaagaaaacaaacatttctgaCAAAACCTGAAAAACCTGCTTTGATATGTATTCTCCTTTGCCAACAGAGCATCactcaatttatatatatatatatatatatatatatatatatatatatatatatatatatttgaatataatacGTAATAAAAATATCATGTATTTCCTGGAGGTGGGTTAAGATATTTTAATAACTGGTTCTGTATTTAGAAAACAGCAACATGGAAAACTATCTTGGCTTATATATAGTAAAACCAAGTAAATATTTAGTTTGATACAACAATACTTAGCACAAATAATGTATTGATTAGAAGGGAATGCTATCGTAtatgcaagagaaaagaaaaacttgaagcTGGCAGAGGGTGAGGTGGGGGAAGAAGGTCAATAAAAAGTTCTGATTTTAGGATAGAATTTAGTACAATGAAAATTTAACTGGAGACATGAAACTGTAGATTCCAGATGTATTAAGACAAATTGAATAGGATGGGTTTGCCAGAATGGGTTTGTCTGGGTCTGTCCAGAATGCACATATATAAATCTCACACATATAGCTCTGCACTGAGTCATTGTAAGTGAGGCAGACAGCGACTAAATGAAATTCCTGTTCAGTACTCAGAAGATTGAACTGTGGaggtatttctatttattttcatgaTGCGAAGTAATAAAACTGACTTACCCTTTTGCCAGTGGCTGAATATAGCCCAaagtaaaaagcagaaactaaaatatTAGGAACTCAGAACTGTCAAATGTTGACCCCTTCAACTGAAAATGAATGGAACCATTTGAACAGAACTTTGCTAACCCACAGAATGAGGGATTATTTCAGAGTTCTCTAGACCAA
Protein-coding regions in this window:
- the C1H1orf115 gene encoding required for drug-induced death protein 1, whose amino-acid sequence is MTVGARLRSKAASSLPRCRPLARGRGRTEGDEEAAAILEHLESGAEAAESGASEQRPGTRGARRVHLAVLPERYEPLEETAPDEKPKKRYRQKLKKYGKNVGKVITKGCRYIVVGLQGFAAAYSAPFGVATSVVSFVR